The sequence agaagaacattaagaaaaaagataTACAGATCAAAACACTAACATAAAGAGATCTATTAGAGATAGATCACcaacaaaattagaaaatgaaATTCCCATGGAAAAAGCAACCTCCAAGTGatatgattttgaaataaaaaaaataactaggtGGCATTCTTAGTGGGAACCTCCTCATCGGGATCACTCACAGTCTCACACAAATTGATTTCTAAATGGGACCATGAGCTCTAAGATGCAGTGGATAGTTATgacagtaaataaataatacttacTGTCAAAACAGTAAATAAACAATACCACTGTAATACTGCTATACAGTACAATGAGTTcacttttttcaataattatatatatataaataaagaggGAGAGATAGTGTAGGTAGTTATCCGTTAATGCGTCcgacaaaaatatcaaaagcaGAGAAAGTGCGGAACAATTTTACCCAAACACACAGAACAATCAATCAAGTCATTAGAATCATATAAATAtggaaaattattaaattagtaaCCAGATACCGGATCCAAATACTTTGACTATGCACCCGATCCGCAAACATTATTATatgagtatttatatatatatatatataaaaaaaaaaggtttcaaTCGTGTGGTTGGAAAGCCAAGCACGTCACGCCCGTTTACCCGATAACGCTTTGAGTCTTCCTGGCTCTATGATTGATTAGAAAGGAAAGACCAAAATTATCAGCCTTTTTTCCCCAAATCCTCTGAAACCCTAGGTCGAACTTCGAGGGATTCGGGATGTCTTCCTTCGAGAATTCCAATTGGGCCTTCGATCCTTCGCTTATCGGCGACATCCCTGTTCATGTGGTTGATTTTGGAGCAGGGGACTCTGGCTATTTCTGGACTCCTCAGGGTCTCAATGTCCCCCCCAATGCCAGGTTCTATTGGGTTGAATCCTCCTcgatcctttttatttttctcttttggttctagtttttggtgttttcatgcGAGTATTGGCTCAAAAGAGCAAGCTTTGATTCCCTGGATGTTTCCCCTTTCTGATTTGTCATCTATTCGaatttcatctatttttttgaatctcAATGATGGAAAAGGTTGCTTGTTTAGACTGTAGGTACTTTCTCTTTGCTTATTATTCATGTGAGAATGTTGTAAATTGTTGGAACCCGTAAAAATCATATATTGTCGACATTTTTAAGACTGCGTCTTCctgtaatttttttggtttctgGTAGAAGTTTGGCTGCTTTTTCTATTCAATTGAACTGTTTTTCCCTGATTTTTTGTGGTttaagaatttttgtttttgataatgaTCTTGATACCCAGGAGTCATTTGGTTTCTctttctttagttgtttctgTTTTGTTGCTCTTGTTTTTATGACATTCAGTATTCTTTTCAGTTTGCAAGTTGATGGCTCCCAGGTGAATTCTGATGGGCCTAAAGAATCTAGCTCAAGCAAACGGTATGATTGCATAATTTGTGGATGTGTATTCTGAGTTATATGGTCGGACGATGGCTACTTATTATTTGTTAGTTACAGTGCGAGGACAGAGTCCAGCGAGTGGGCTGAGCTCGAAGGCATGCAGGGAGAAAATGAGGAGGGATAGACTGAATGACAAGTATATTTACCTCTTGCATTTTTATATGGCTCATTAGTCACCCAGGCACATGCCATTgttgtatgtttttatttttttgtgaatctGTGATTTTTAATCCTAGAATTGGTTTTTAAGGTTTGTAGAGTTGGGTTCCATCTTGGATCCTGGTAAGCCACCAAAAATGGACAAAGCAGCTATATTAAGTGATGCTGTTCATATGGTGACTCAGTTGCGCACTGATGTACAAAAGCTGAAAGATTCAAATGAGAAGCTTCATGAGAAGATCAAAGAGTTGAAGGTTAGCATACCTGTATACGTAGTATCTCTAGTTTTTAAATctcttgaaattttgttttcgaggataacaagtttttaaaattgtagCTTCCTGGTTAATTATTGgcacttgtttttatttcacAACTTTCTAGTTCTTTTGCattgttgtcaagtttttgtagAGTTTCCTAACCTACAATTGATATAGTATTTTTAGCAGAGAAAATTTGTTTCTGATGATTGAGTGCATTCTTTTCCCCATGATGGCCCAATCAAAAGCAATTTTTtgttaatgcaaataaaaagctgttctaaaatttatttgatgtaTTAAGGTCATGCTGATTTTTAAAATGGAGttctacatatttttttaataatgaagacCAGTACTgaacaatttattgaaataatgcCTTTTTCTAGTGGTATAACTATTTTTGGAGTAGTATTCTGAAAGTTGAATGAGATGGTGGAATCTTTGATGACCATCGACTTACCATGcctataattttaatatttcatttggATTCTGCATACTAGTGTGAAGTTTTCATGCTATTAGGCTAGGTAGAATCATGAATGCTCTTTTTAGATAAGCTTAAATGCTTATGTTCTGTTTGGGCTTGTCTCTTTGTCAGATTTGATTGAATTTAGATTtctattaatgtttttttttagtgcGTGCTTGAAGTTTGAGTTCAGTGATCTTTGTTGTTGCATTTTCTATATGAGCCTGTGAGGAGCTTTTGTGTGTGGTATCCACCAGTTTGAAATATGTAGATATCTGTTGGTATTTCATGAGTGATTAGGTTCACTTTGTCTGGAATGTTTTTCTCTCTTGTAAGTTAAGTCTCTTGTTACTTCTTGGGGCCTGAGATTTGTTTCTTTGGTATCGTGTTGAATGTGCAGTACGAAGTGAAATATGGGGTTTCATTCAATAATGAATATTGTTTGCCTTTGCCTTGCAGACTGAGAAGAATGAGCTTCGTGATGAGAAGCAGAGACTCAAGGCAGAGAAAGAGAGCTTGGAGCAGCAGGTCAAACTCTTGAATGCTACACCGAGCTTTGTACCTCATCCTCCAGTGATACCCACTCCCTATGTTGCCCAAGGGCAAGCCTCAGGGCAGAAGCTCATGATGCCTGTCATCGGCTACCCTGGGTTCCCTATGTGGCAATTCATGCCACCTGCAGACGTCGATACCTCA comes from Dioscorea cayenensis subsp. rotundata cultivar TDr96_F1 chromosome 15, TDr96_F1_v2_PseudoChromosome.rev07_lg8_w22 25.fasta, whole genome shotgun sequence and encodes:
- the LOC120276858 gene encoding transcription factor ILR3-like isoform X1 → MGLKNLAQANVTVRGQSPASGLSSKACREKMRRDRLNDKFVELGSILDPGKPPKMDKAAILSDAVHMVTQLRTDVQKLKDSNEKLHEKIKELKTEKNELRDEKQRLKAEKESLEQQVKLLNATPSFVPHPPVIPTPYVAQGQASGQKLMMPVIGYPGFPMWQFMPPADVDTSQDVESCPPVA
- the LOC120276858 gene encoding transcription factor ILR3-like isoform X2 yields the protein MGLKNLAQANVRGQSPASGLSSKACREKMRRDRLNDKFVELGSILDPGKPPKMDKAAILSDAVHMVTQLRTDVQKLKDSNEKLHEKIKELKTEKNELRDEKQRLKAEKESLEQQVKLLNATPSFVPHPPVIPTPYVAQGQASGQKLMMPVIGYPGFPMWQFMPPADVDTSQDVESCPPVA